Proteins found in one Sphaeramia orbicularis chromosome 8, fSphaOr1.1, whole genome shotgun sequence genomic segment:
- the mylpfa gene encoding myosin regulatory light chain 2, skeletal muscle has translation MAPKKAKRRQAAGDSGSSNVFSMFEQSQIQEYKEAFTIIDQNRDGIISKDDLRDVLASMGQLNVKNEELEAMIKEASGPINFTVFLTMFGEKLKGADPEDVILSAFKVLDPEGTGTIKKEFLEELLTTQCDRFSKEEIKNMWAAFPPDVAGNVDYKNICYVITHGEEKEE, from the exons ATG GCACCAAAGAAGGCCAAGAGGAGGCAGGCAGCAGGAGACAGCGGCTCCTCCAACGTGTTCTCCATGTTCGAGCAGAGCCAGATCCAGGAGTACAAGGAG gctttCACAATTATTGACCAGAACAGAGACGGTATCATCAGCAAAGACGACCTTAGGGACGTGTTGGCCTCAATGG gccaGCTGAACGTGAAGAATGAGGAGCTGGAGGCCATGATCAAGGAGGCCAGCGGCCCCATCAACTTCACCGTCTTCCTCACCATGTTCGGAGAGAAGCTGAAGG GTGCTGACCCCGAGGACGTTATTCTTAGCGCCTTCAAGGTCCTGGACCCCGAGGGTACCGGAACCATCAAGAAGGAGTT CCTCGAGGAGCTCCTGACCACTCAGTGCGACAGGTTCTCCAAGGAGGAG ATTAAGAACATGTGGGCCGCCTTCCCCCCAGATGTCGCTGGCAACGTAGACTACAAGAACATCTGCTACGTCATCACACacggagaggagaaggaggagtaa